ATCAAGATTTGGCAATGAATTATCATACGCACCAATAACATTTATAAGATTACTATCAAAAAGAGGTGTTGTTACCGGATGATAACTCTCTCCTTCCTCTATATGCGCAACTTCTGCCATTTCATCTATCAAACTAAAAAGCGCGTCCGGTTTAGCCCCATACTTCCACTCTGCATTTAAATCATTGCCGATTGACCACATCAAAACTGCAGGATGGTTCTCATGCATTTTTATCATTGTTTTGAACCCGCTCTTTATTTCTTCCCTGACATTATCAGTTGAGTCTAAATCAATATTTAACCCCGGTTTTATTCTATACCCTGCTATTATATATATCGGATTTACCCCGCCATTATACGCCTTATCCAAAAACTCCAGATGATTACTGGTTGAATCGAGATTCCATACATGAATGGCATTTGCACCCATCTGTCTTAATAAAGCCAAATCCCGTTCATAGATGTTTTTGTATTCCGCTTTGAAATAATCTCCATATGGCGCTGATTCCTCCGGATCTATTCCAACAGGAACCGGCGAATAATCAACAGCTTTTACTGTAAACGGTTCGCTGTTTATCAATAACTGCCTGCCGCTTGCTGTGACATTACTCGGCCGCCTGCAGAATATTGTTACATTTATTCCAATACCTGGAATTTCTTCATTCCCTGCTTTATCTGTTGCACGGCTCATTACTGTGTATTGTTTATCTCCTGACGGTGTCCATTCATAACTCCATGATGTTGTCCCCTGCGCATATACCCATGTGGAACCCCCGTCTGTCGATACCTCTATCCTTTCTATCCCTGAACCTGAATCTGATGCAATACCATCAATCGGGACCTCGCTATCTACAATTACTTCACCATTCCAAGGATTGGTTACTGTTGAAAGCGGTGATAGGTTATCAATCTCAAAAGCAGAACTGACAATAATTTTCCCGTTTATCCAACCGTCATTAGTTGAAATCCTTAAATAGACTGTAGCATCTTCAATTCCCGACAAATCATTCATTGAGCGCCAATAAAAAGTAATGTTGTTAACCCCGGAATCTGTTTTTATATTGCTTATCTGATATTCATTTTGATTATTTAAAACCGGCGTTCCATAATTAGCATTTACCTGTTCCAGTTCAGCCCTGTTCCAATTTAATCCATCAGGCGAATATTCCACTTTCAATCTATTAATATCTCCATTAAAGTCACTTACAAAAATACTTACCTCAACCTTCCCGTACCCTGTTTTTAAAGGATTAGGAATATTGGAAAAGTTTGCTTCAGGCGGGTTGTTAATTAATAAGCTAATTGGAATAGTAACCAGGCTATTATCAGAATCATTAGAATTTATCTCAAGTTGGGCTGTATGTATACCCGGAGGCAAAAGAGACGTGGTTAAATTTAAATTAATTAATGTGCTGTCCTCTTTTGAAATGGTCCCGCTCGTTATATTTTCCGTCAGCCAATCAGCCGAATCCGTGATTGTAAACCTTAACGGCTCCCCGCCTTTATTTTTTATTAATAAAATCTGGCTGGTATCCAAAGCCTGGCCGAGGACCAGGTCGTAATTTGAAGGGGTTGTTTCAATATCCGCGGGGCTTGAATAAATTATGACATTGCCACTAATCCATGACGCGTCAATAGTTGAATTATAACTATCTTTTAAAACCGCTGAATCAAAAATCAAATTTGTCACCCCGGTATTTTTAGCCCGAAAACCAATACTAAGCAAAATATCCTCAATGTTAATGTTTACTCCAGTAGTTTCATCCCTTACTATTCCTACTATTAATTTGCCTTCTTTTTTATCTTCTAAACCGCTTATTAAAATAGTGGAATCAATTCCGCCCTGGTTTAGAATGGTGCCTTCAACAACTTCCGGATTAATTCCATTGCTGGAATCGTTGTCAACATCCTGAATTTCCAATAAATTTGTGTCATATCCAAGATCAAACGCAGCACCATATAAATTATTAACTGAATTTACACGAAGGGGCATGCTGAATTCCGGAGATGTTAAATAAACAACCGTCGAATCCAATTTTACTTCAGCAGCAGTAATCGCAATAGTTAAAGTTAAACTGATAAATAAAACCAATAATAACTTTTTCATTTCTCACCTTTCTCAATTTTCCACCTTGAAACGAATACTTTTCTCACCCACATAATCATTTAAACCTGATATATTAACTATCAGGAAATGTTCTCCGTTTCTAAATCTTTTTGTATCGAAAAATTTTGTAAAAGGGGAATATCCTTCCTCTTCTTCACTGATGATCACATCATCCAAAATAAAAGAAACTTCATATTGCTGATTAATCAGCATATTTTTACTATCGTCATCTAAAGTGATTTTAACGGCTATTTCATCTTTTACGACAGGAAGGTTATCTTCCATTCTTATAATACCGCTTATTAATTCAATAGTAAAATCAGGTGTAAAATTAAATGATTTGGATAACATATAATGCTCATTTATACTTACATTGGGCCTCGATAACGCATTCGCCCTGATTCGGCTTGCTCTCTCTGACGCTTCTATACCCTCCGGCGAATTTAATCTTTCCGTTAAATTATTGAATCCGCCCAATTGGGCTATTCTTTTCTGGCATTCAATATAAGTTTGACTGTTTCCTGCTGTTATTATGCTGTTATCCGGCAAGGCATAGGCTGAAATTTTCATAAAAAATTTATCCAGTTTTGGGACCTCAATTAAACCTGACTCATCTTTTCCGTCCCAGTTTTCTGTGTTATCGATTGCTAAACGGGGCCCCCAGTCTATAATGGTATTTAACACTGCGGTCCTGTAAATATTTGCCCTGATCCTGACTTTCGCCGGTTTCTTTAAAAAATAATCTACATTATACCCGTTTGTGAAATCAATAGGAACAGTGACAAATATATCTTCTCCGCCTGAAGAATCAGTTGGATCATAAATATAAATTCC
The bacterium genome window above contains:
- a CDS encoding PKD domain-containing protein, whose amino-acid sequence is MKKLLLVLFISLTLTIAITAAEVKLDSTVVYLTSPEFSMPLRVNSVNNLYGAAFDLGYDTNLLEIQDVDNDSSNGINPEVVEGTILNQGGIDSTILISGLEDKKEGKLIVGIVRDETTGVNINIEDILLSIGFRAKNTGVTNLIFDSAVLKDSYNSTIDASWISGNVIIYSSPADIETTPSNYDLVLGQALDTSQILLIKNKGGEPLRFTITDSADWLTENITSGTISKEDSTLINLNLTTSLLPPGIHTAQLEINSNDSDNSLVTIPISLLINNPPEANFSNIPNPLKTGYGKVEVSIFVSDFNGDINRLKVEYSPDGLNWNRAELEQVNANYGTPVLNNQNEYQISNIKTDSGVNNITFYWRSMNDLSGIEDATVYLRISTNDGWINGKIIVSSAFEIDNLSPLSTVTNPWNGEVIVDSEVPIDGIASDSGSGIERIEVSTDGGSTWVYAQGTTSWSYEWTPSGDKQYTVMSRATDKAGNEEIPGIGINVTIFCRRPSNVTASGRQLLINSEPFTVKAVDYSPVPVGIDPEESAPYGDYFKAEYKNIYERDLALLRQMGANAIHVWNLDSTSNHLEFLDKAYNGGVNPIYIIAGYRIKPGLNIDLDSTDNVREEIKSGFKTMIKMHENHPAVLMWSIGNDLNAEWKYGAKPDALFSLIDEMAEVAHIEEGESYHPVTTPLFDSNLINVIGAYDNSLPNLDVWGAGVYRGGTFGSLFSDYETVSSKPFMILGYGIDTYDNVNKNEYENIGPAYQAENIKALWNEIKANSSVCIGGSIRTYSDEWWKGKYSTDTTYTDNDPGYHGTTGHSESSSPDGYLNEEWCGIMRVRDNGLNPDIMEPRFVYYMLESLWGNGILDEKVSIPCKPEGEINGIAGETYIYTTKDASSSKGHNILYKFQFGDGTYSDWGDGTAVQKTWFLPDKYLVKAQTKCENHDIISGESIGLLVNISQGMPSVSLTANPVSGNVPLTVNFKTDVEVSDGRSIVSYEWDFDGDYYYDTITLDSTASYTYNASGTYNAKVKVTDDKGAAGECGIVITAEEIKQTIIIYGSGYNYLSQSFRAGLSLNIDSLTLGTGWLKYYYTLNRLSLVSTTITEISVNNNIVTIKGIGTVNGGGGYSWTAIISDSNPDSMGIEILKPDGSLYFKANSQQIINGDYKLSVQ
- a CDS encoding FlgD immunoglobulin-like domain containing protein, translating into MKKIFPIILINLLIGISDIFALQISEVTVNPQMININSQSARVSFYIDTDANIKLRLYDADNYIVKEIEKQCFTGMNYLEWDGKDKYGNAVPNDAYYFTIEAKDANGGIYIYDPTDSSGGEDIFVTVPIDFTNGYNVDYFLKKPAKVRIRANIYRTAVLNTIIDWGPRLAIDNTENWDGKDESGLIEVPKLDKFFMKISAYALPDNSIITAGNSQTYIECQKRIAQLGGFNNLTERLNSPEGIEASERASRIRANALSRPNVSINEHYMLSKSFNFTPDFTIELISGIIRMEDNLPVVKDEIAVKITLDDDSKNMLINQQYEVSFILDDVIISEEEEGYSPFTKFFDTKRFRNGEHFLIVNISGLNDYVGEKSIRFKVEN